The Candidatus Cloacimonas sp. genome has a segment encoding these proteins:
- a CDS encoding phosphatidate cytidylyltransferase — translation MGNQITLTVIFLIAIILVLALAELVYRRLGINGEITRKLAHFTATLSTITFPYLFTDHWYVLVLALFFFLILFVSRKGTLLRSINDIDRISVGSYLLPISIYLTFLISSKLENEFLYILPIL, via the coding sequence TGGGAAACCAGATAACTTTGACTGTTATTTTTCTGATTGCAATTATTTTAGTGCTGGCTTTAGCCGAATTAGTATACCGTCGCTTGGGGATCAATGGAGAAATAACACGTAAATTGGCACACTTTACGGCAACACTTTCAACAATAACCTTCCCCTATCTTTTTACGGACCACTGGTATGTTCTGGTGCTGGCTCTGTTTTTCTTTCTGATTCTGTTTGTCAGCCGTAAAGGAACTCTATTGAGATCAATTAATGACATTGACAGGATATCCGTGGGGAGTTATTTGTTACCTATTTCCATTTATCTTACTTTTTTGATTTCCAGCAAACTTGAAAATGAGTTCCTTTATATTCTGCCAATTCT